Proteins found in one Acipenser ruthenus chromosome 18, fAciRut3.2 maternal haplotype, whole genome shotgun sequence genomic segment:
- the LOC131698548 gene encoding chromodomain-helicase-DNA-binding protein 6-like isoform X1 yields MKVQKKGKQMASSKVLKHTPAAAAVSTADDPSAQSPFPCSQTSLQEQPRASGLSNHCMVLARPGLGQDPAPPVNGIEDDGGGSRVKKKRKKKEMEEPGGGAAAKGTSQKEPKPKKKREPKEEGKEPKKDKQPKEAKKGKELKQQKEPKKTRKPRETKAPKEKRTATSPKTRGRKPSKDQGQTPVEKKKKGKRKSETPVDSLDSDENISLAAHVPSAEETTDSTDGQKRRSGRQVKRRKYNEDLDFKVVDDDGETIAVLGTGRIPALSSSTLAWQSEEPPEDEANIIERILSSRWVNYETSPGEPILEAEEFYVKYRNFSYLHCKWATLEELEKDPRISQKIKRFRNKQAQMKHIFTEPDEDLFNPDYIEVDRVLEVAHTKDTETGEEVTHYLVKWCSLSYEESTWELQEDVDPGKIKEFEDIQKIPAIKHMERPAADTWQKLERSRDYRNANELREYQLEGMNWLLFNWYNRKNCILADEMGLGKTIQSITFLYEIFLLGIRGPFLIIAPLSTITNWEREFRTWTEMNAIVYHGSQISRQMIQQYEMLYKDEQANPVPGLFKFHGVITTFEMILADCPELKKIHWRCVVIDEAHRLKNRNCKLLEGLKLMNLEHKVLLTGTPLQNSVEELFSLLNFLEPVQFPSESTFLDEFGDLKTEEQVKKLQALLKPMMLRRLKDDVEKNLAPKEETIIEVELTNIQKKYYRAILEKNFTFLAKGANQHNMPNLINTMMELRKCCNHPYLITGAEEKILEDFRKNHSPEAWDFQLQAMIQAAGKLVLINKLLPKLIAGGHKVLIFSQMVRCLDILEDYLIQRRYTYERIDGRVRGNLRQAAIDRFCKVDSDRFVFLLCTRAGGLGINLTAADTCIIFDSDWNPQNDLQAQARCHRIGQSKAVKVYRLITRNSYEREMFDKASLKLGLDKAVLQDINKKGSTNGVQQLSKMEVEDLLRKGAYGALMDEEDEGSKFCEEDIDQILQRRTRTITIQTEGKGSTFAKASFVSSGNRTDISLDDPNFWQKWAKIAELELDSKDEKESLVIDTPRVRKQTRHYNSFEDDELMEFSELESDSEDRPSRTRRLNERHRRYMRAECFRVEKNLLIFGWGRWKDILTHGRFKWHLVEKDMELICRALLVYCVKHYKGDEKIKSFIWDLITPTKDGHSQDLQNHSGLSAPVPRGRKGKKLKNPMSLPEIKSADWLVSCNPEILLHDDSYKKHLKQHCNKVLLRVRMLYYLKAEVLGEAAVKALEGIHSRDLDVLLPDIDYLEIPAEWWDGDADKSLLLGVHKHGYERYHAMRTDPKLCFLERVGMPDEMEQGVADVLSERSDTSKEDDLVNKEAVDCDKDLAEEEAVVCNEAKDKVENVTAALDCSDQDRPVWPVASSLTARLRRLITAYQRFNRKELIRSEFLVPDGHGTWHLSEEMRRRVVEPDPLFLEMQNRWTRREQADFYRTVSSFGVVFDPEKKCFDWTQFRMFARLERKTDQSLERYFHSFVAMCRCSCRLPPRKDEGPLDQPVFVEPITEERAARTLYRMELLRKVREQVLRHPELASRLQLCQPSLYLPVWWECGKHDRDLLIGAAKHGLSRTDYYILNDPQLYFLEAHRNYVQKENKRHPGHAPARCCLYEASVSQCASPVPYPGTHHAMEAAGSIMDPCAGEVGPGSKDVFMEDSMNLASLHHDETLGAGNTLHGKALKDSSNAFPFNTDTGGQSMLNTYSVQADAQAVAGKLHADPLGNEQSHCEADLMVPSGGLDEIQTQWDSTEHSNAADIFNESGAILGAQTLVSEFLDSAQPAEERAESSLPDCMTMPSLNSQGNSMELLPSSFMLFKEITGPGSVQDEPEIPGICGDHCAPDYVPPVTVTDLKMNHDCEDSVQENIGEPEEKLSDSDITQSAPSLCDGSESVNLEFEKDDLSHDDQSNVEEPEEGQREAGQGCVCDVGDENTLSSQTYEGADQASPAFSVLEAPPASSGTESVGELRAEEYSEDQHFTDVKPIKSEAGAGLVAPRQEERGMFVGALNEEKPQPTAVPVESCEEDAKYSAHAARFEIQEGLLQDTREPTIAQLLQEKALYSFSEWPKDRVIINRIDNICHAILKGKWPSSSQQFDSPSSVSAQSCANSIAHRNNFLSARVPATQSLSFSIGAGVPQLAKDGLMSMPFMRDPGRSRRGFEFESEAGSKQGRMEKIPVVLNGWQEAAMDLSKAGDLSVGGSLKLASVGPPQSSLGLDMAGILQAGLIHPVTGQIVNGNLRRDDAVMRRRRGRRKNVEGVDLRFTRNRSLQNQEQNGQEGPGLPCSGSVRSDRRNPATQTQQAQSVVMEREVANKSLLEWLRQNPNYTMEMPAFSHNVGILHGFAERPKQRRHRCKDPSKLDVNSLTGEERVPVVHKGTGRRLGGAMAPAIKELSRWLDANAEYAVAPDWAEIVKHSGFLPEDKFSRILTEPVFRDPGPRRRGRRPRSEVVRAAGSIPDSPSTMGPLFMNGLISGMDLVSLQNLRNMQGIPLTGLMGFPHGFATALPAGEEGKGGLNMLPMMLHGMAAVQPHMFSVSGLLNPAATAATSSTTVTSSSTSPSSCGAEKDPADAPKGEELEERQSDTSTSSHPEPTVTASGPLAFNPFLIPGVSHGLLYPHMFLPHSVSMALPSVQQASPSEESPKSKKRKVKEDETTSQTETPPETQNPTSTEQEPPPPPAGDCAEQTAEEGEELL; encoded by the exons ATGGCCTCCTCCAAGGTATTAAAGCAcactccagcagcagcagccgtcTCAACTGCTGATGACCCAAGCGCACAATCCCCCTTCCCCTGCAGCCAGACCAGCCTGCAAGAGCAGCCCAGGGCCTCAGGACTGTCCAATCACTGCATGGTGCTTGCCAGGCCGGGCCTGGGTCAGGACCCCGCTCCCCCCGTGAACGGCATCGAGGACGACGGGGGAGGCAGCAGGGTGAAGAAGAAACGAAagaaaaaagagatggaggagcCGGGCGGGGGGGCAGCAGCGAAGGGGACGAGCCAGAAAGAACCCAAACCAAAGAAAAAGAGGGAGCCGAAAGAAGAAGGGAAGGAACCGAAAAAAGACAAGCAGCCCAAGGAGGCGAAAAAGGGCAAGgaactgaagcagcagaaagaacCCAAGAAGACGAGGAAACCGCGGGAGACGAAGGCCCCCAAGGAGAAGAGAACGGCCACAAGCCCAAAGACCAGGGGCCGGAAACCCAG TAAAGATCAGGGCCAAACTCCCgtggagaagaagaagaaggggaAGAGGAAAAGCGAGACCCCTGTGGACTCCTTGGATTCTGACGAGAACATTTCTCTGGCTGCCCACGTCCCAAGTGCAGAGGAGACCACTGATTCCACAGACGGGCAG AAGCGCCGCTCGGGCCGGCAGGTGAAGAGGAGGAAGTATAACGAGGATCTGGATTTCAAAGTGGTCGACGACGATGGAGAAACGATCGCTGTGCTGGGAACAGGGAGAATACCGGCTCTGTCTTCATCCACACTGGCGTGGCAATCCGAG GAGCCCCCGGAAGATGAAGCCAACATCATTGAGAGGATCCTGTCGTCTCGCTGGGTGAATTATGAG aCTTCTCCTGGTGAGCCGATCCTGGAGGCTGAAGAGTTCTACGTCAAGTACAGGAATTT CTCATACCTGCACTGTAAGTGGGCCACGCTTGAAGAGCTGGAGAAGGACCCCAGGATCAGTCAGAAAATCAAGCGCTTCAGGAACAAACAGGcacaaatgaaacacattttcacagag CCGGACGAGGACCTGTTCAATCCAGACTACATTGAAGTGGACAGAGTGCTGGAAGTCGCCCACACTAAGGATACAGAGACTGGGGAG GAGGTTACCCATTATTTGGTGAAGTGGTGCTCCCTGTCCTATGAAGAGAGTACCTGGGAGTTACAGGAGGACGTGGATCCTGGGAAAATCAAAGAGTTTGAGGACATCCAGAAGATCCCTGCCATAAAGCACATG GAGCGCCCGGCCGCGGACACCTGGCAGAAGCTGGAGCGCTCGCGGGATTACAGGAACGCCAATGAGCTGCGCGAGTACCAGCTGGAGGGGATGAACTGGCTGCTGTTCAACTGGTACAACAG AAAGAACTGCATCCTGGCGGATGAGATGGGCTTGGGGAAGACCATCCAGTCCATCACGTTCCTCTACGAAATATTCCTGCTGGGGATCCGGGGGCCGTTCCTCATCATCGCGCCCCTGTCCACCATCACCAACTGGGAGCGCGAGTTCCGCACCTGGACTGAGATGAATGCCATCGTCTACCACGGCAGCCAGATCAGCAGGCAGATGATCCAGCAGTATGAGATGCTGTATAAGGATGAGCAG GCTAACCCCGTCCCGGGTTTGTTCAAGTTCCACGGGGTCATCACCACCTTCGAGATGATCCTGGCTGACTGCCCGGAGCTCAAGAAGATCCACTGGCGCTGCGTGGTGATCGACGAGGCTCACCGCCTCAAGAACAGGAACTGCAAGCTGCTGGAAGGGCTCAAACTCATGAACCTG GAACATAAAGTGCTGCTGACTGGCACCCCGCTACAGAACTCTGTGGAGGAGCTCTTCAGTCTCTTGAACTTCCTGGAGCCCGTGCAGTTTCCCTCGGAAAGCACCTTCCTGGACGAGTTTGGAGATCTCAAAACAGaggaacag GTGAAGAAGCTGCAGGCCCTCCTGAAGCCCATGATGCTGCGCAGGCTGAAGGACGATGTGGAGAAGAACCTGGCCCCGAAGGAGGAGACCATCATCGAGGTGGAGCTCACCAACATCCAGAAGAAATACTACCGAGCCATCCTGGAGAAGAACTTCACTTTCCTGGCCAAGGGAGCCAACCAGCACAACATGCCCAACCTCATCAACACCATGATGGAGCTGCGCAAGTGCTGTAACCACCCCTACCTGATAACCG GTGCGGAGGAGAAGATCCTGGAGGATTTCCGGAAGAACCACAGCCCGGAAGCCTGGGACTTCCAGCTGCAGGCCATGATCCAGGCAGCGGGGAAGCTGGTGCTCATCAACAAGCTGCTGCCCAAGCTGATTGCCGGCGGACACAAGGTGCTCATCTTCTCTCAGATGGTGCGCTGCCTGGACATCCTGGAGGACTACCTCATCCAGAGACG GTACACCTATGAGCGCATCGACGGGAGAGTTCGAGGGAACCTGCGCCAGGCCGCTATCGATCGGTTCTGCAAAGTGGATTCGGACCGGTTCGTATTTCTGCTGTGCACGAGAGCAGGGGGCCTCGGCATCAACCTGACTGCTGCTGACACCTGCATCATCTTCGACTCGGATTGGAACCCACAGAACGACCTGCAG GCTCAGGCCCGCTGCCACAGAATAGGCCAGAGCAAAGCGGTCAAGGTGTATCGCCTGATCACCAGGAACTCCTACGAGAGGGAGATGTTTGACAAAGCCAGCCTGAAGCTCGGGCTGGACAAAGCAGTGCTGCAGGACATCAACAAAAAGGGAAGCACCAACGGG GTGCAGCAGCTGTCCAAGATGGAGGTGGAGGACCTCCTGCGCAAGGGGGCGTACGGAGCCCTAATGGACGAGGAGGACGAGGGCTCCAAGTTCTGTGAGGAAGACATCGACCAGATCCTGCAGCGCCGAACACGGACCATCACCATCCAGACCGAGGGCAAGGGATCCACCTTCGCCAAG GCAAGCTTTGTATCTTCAGGAAACAGAACTGACATTTCTTTAGACGACCCCAACTTTTGGCAGAAGTGGGCGAAAATAGCAGAGCTGGAACTGGATTCCAAAGATGAAAAG GAGAGCTTGGTGATCGACACCCCGCGTGTGCGGAAGCAGACCCGGCACTACAACTCCTTCGAGGACGACGAGCTGATGGAGTTCTCCGAGCTGGAGAGCGACTCCGAGGACCGGCCTTCCCGAACACGCCGCCTGAACGAGAGGCACCGCCGTTACATGCGGGCCGAGTGCTTCCGGGTCGAGAAGAATCTGCTCATATTCGG cTGGGGCCGCTGGAAGGACATCCTGACCCACGGCAGGTTCAAGTGGCACTTGGTGGAGAAGGACATGGAGCTGATCTGCCGGGCTCTACTGGTCTACTGTGTCAAACACTACAAAGGAGATGAGAAGATCAAGAGCTTCATCTGGGACCTCATCACCCCCACCAAGGACGGGCACAGCCAGGACCTGCAGAACCACTCTG GCTTGTcagcgccggttcccagggggaGGAAGGGGAAGAAGCTGAAGAACCCGATGTCCCTGCCGGAGATAAAGAGCGCAGACTGGCTGGTCAGCTGCAACCCCGAGATCCTCCTTCACGACGACAGCTACAAGAAGCACCTCAAACAACACTGCAACAA GGTTCTGCTTCGAGTGAGGATGCTGTACTACCTGAAGGCGGAGGTGCTGGGAGAGGCGGCTGTCAAAGCTTTAGAGGGCATTCACAGCCG CGACCTGGACGTGCTGCTCCCTGATATTGACTACCTGGAGATTCCAGCGGAGTGGTGGGATGGGGACGCTGATAAATCTCTGCTCTTAGGCGTCCACAAGCATG GGTATGAACGGTACCATGCCATGCGGACAGACCCCAAGCTGTGCTTCCTGGAGAGGGTGGGGATGCCTGATGAAATGGAGCAGGGGGTGGCAGACGTGCTCAGTGAGAG gAGCGACACAAGTAAAGAAGATGATTTGGTCAACAAGGAGGCTGTGGATTGCGATAAAGACTTGGCTGAA GAGGAAGCTGTCGTCTGTAACGAAGCAAAAGACAAAGTAGAAAACGTCACTGCGG CCCTGGACTGCTCCGATCAAGACAGACCCGTGTGGCCGGTTGCTTCCTCCTTGACCGCGAGACTGCGCCGGCTGATCACTGCGTACCAGCGCTTCAACCGGAAGGAGTTGATTCGGAGCGAGTTCCTGGTGCCGGACGGCCACGGCACCTGGCATCTGTCTGAGGAAATGAGGAGGAGGGTCGTGGAGCCAGACCCCCTGTTCCTGGAGATGCAGAACAG GTGGACCAGAAgggaacaggcagatttctaccGGACAGTCTCTTCCTTTGGAGTGGTGTTCGACCCTGAAAAGAAGTGCTTCGACTGGACGCAGTTCAGGATGTTCGCTCGGTTAGAGAGAAAGACAGACCAGAGCCTGGAGAGGTATTTCCACAGCTTCGTGGCCATGTGTCGCTGCTCCTGCCGACTGCCTCCCAGGAAAGACGAAG GGCCGCTGGACCAGCCCGTGTTCGTGGAGCCGATCACGGAGGAGCGAGCGGCGCGGACGCTGTACCGGATGGAGCTGCTGCGGAAGGTGCGCGAGCAAGTCCTCCGGCACCCAGAGCTGGCCTCGCGGCTCCAGCTGTGCCAGCCCAGCCTCTACCTCCCCGTGTGGTGGGAGTGCGGCAAGCACGACCGGGACCTCCTGATCGGGGCCGCCAAGCACGGGCTGAGCCGCACTGACTACTACATCCTCAACGACCCCCAGCTCTACTTCCTGGAGGCGCACAGGAACTACGTGCAGAAGGAGAACAAGCGCCACCCCGGCCACGCCCCGGCGCGCTGCTGCCTCTATGAAGCCAGTGTCAGCCAGTGCGCCTCCCCGGTCCCTTACCCAGGGACCCACCATGCCATGGAGGCTGCAGGGAGCATCATGGACCCCTGTGCTGGCGAGGTCGGGCCCGGCAGTAAGGATGTGTTCATGGAGGACTCGATGAATCTGGCTTCTCTTCACCATGATGAGACCTTGGGGGCAGGTAACACGCTACATGGGAAAGCTTTGAAAGACTCGTCCAACGCTTTCCCATTTAACACGGACACTGGAGGGCAGAGCATGCTGAATACGTACAGCGTGCAAGCCGACGCGCAGGCGGTCGCAGGGAAGCTGCACGCAGATCCTTTAGGGAACGAGCAGAGCCACTGCGAGGCCGATCTGATGGTGCCGTCGGGCGGCCTGGATGAGATACAGACCCAGTGGGACAGCACGGAGCATTCGAACGCAGCTGATATATTTAACGAATCGGGAGCGATCCTCGGAGCGCAGACCCTGGTGTCGGAGTTCCTGGATTCAGCCCAGCCAGCCGAGGAGAGAGCAGAAAGCTCCCTGCCAGACTGCATGACCATGCCGAGCTTGAACTCCCAAGGCAATAGCATGGAGCTTTTACCAAGCAGCTTCATGCTGTTTAAGGAAATAACTGGTCCGGGTAGCGTTCAAGACGAGCCTGAAATTCCAGGCATTTGCGGTGATCACTGTGCACCTGACTACGTACCCCCTGTCACTGTGACAGACCTCAAAATGAACCACGACTGCGAGGACAGTGTGCAGGAGAACATCGGGGAACCCGAGGAAAAGCTGAGCGATTCTGACATCACCCAGAGCGCGCCAAGCCTGTGCGACGGCAGCGAGAGTGTAAACCTGGAGTTTGAGAAGGACGATCTTTCGCATGATGACCAGAGTAATGTAGAAGAGCCCgaggagggacagagggaggcTGGACAAGGCTGTGTCTGCGACGTTGGAGATGAAAATACCCTCAGCAGTCAAACCTACGAAGGGGCAGACCAGGCGTCTCCCGCGTTCTCAGTTCTGGAGGCTCCGCCTGCATCGTCAGGAACGGAGTCAGTCGGGGAGTTGAGAGCGGAGGAGTACAGCGAAGACCAGCACTTCACAGACGTTAAGCCCATAAAATCAGAGGCTGGAGCTGGTCTGGTAGCACCCAGACAAGAAGAGAGGGGGATGTTTGTAGGAGCCCTGAATGAGGAAAAACCCCAACCCACAG CTGTTCCTGTGGAGAGTTGTGAAGAAGATGCCAAGTACTCTGCCCACGCTGCTCGCTTTGAGATCCAGGAGGGGCTTCTGCAGGACACCCGGGAGCCCACCATCGCgcagctgctgcaggagaaaGCTCTTTACTCCTTCTCTGAGTGGCCAAag gatCGGGTAATCATCAACCGAATCGATAACATCTGCCATGCCATCCTGAAGGGGAAATGGCCATCTTCTAGTCAGCAGTTTGACTCTCCGAGCTCTGTGTCTGCCCAGAGCTGTGCGAACAGCATCGCTCACAGAAACAATTTCCTCTCCGcgcgggtcccagcgacccagaGCCTGAGCTTCAGCATCGGGGCTGGCGTCCCCCAACTCGCTAAG GATGGGTTGATGAGCATGCCGTTCATGCGGGACCCCGGAAGAAGCCGGCGGGGGTTTGAGTTTGAATCGGAGGCGGGCTCTAAGCAGGGCAGGATGGAGAAGATCCCGGTGGTTCTGAACGGCTGGCAGGAGGCCGCCATGGACCTCTCGAAGGCGGGGGATCTGTCTGTGGGCGGCTCCCTCAAGCTGGCCTCCGTTGGCCCCCCGCAGAGCTCACTGGGGCTGGACATGGCCGGGATCCTGCAGGCCGGCCTCATTCACCCCGTCACGGGGCAGATCGTCAACGGTAACCTGCGCAGGGACGACGCCGtcatgaggaggaggaggggtcgCAGGAAGAACGTGGAAGGGGTGGACCTGCGATTCACCAGAAACAGAAGCCTTCAGAATCAGGAGCAG AATGGTCAGGAGGGTCCAGGCCTGCCTTGCTCTGGGTCCGTGCGGTCTGACAGGCGAAACCCAGCCACACAAACTCAACAAGCACAGAGTGTGGTGATGGAAAGGGAGGTCGCCAACAAGAGCCTGCTGGAGTGGCTCAGGCAAAATCCCAACTACACAATGGAGATGCCCGCCTTCTCCCAT AACGTTGGGATCCTGCACGGCTTTGCGGAGCGGCCCAAGCAGAGGAGGCATCGCTGCAAAGACCCCAGCAAGCTGGATGTGAACTCGCTGACCGGGGAGGAGAGGGTCCCTGTGGTGCACAAGGGCACCGGGAGGAGG CTGGGAGGCGCGATGGCCCCAGCCATTAAGGAGCTGTCCCGGTGGCTGGATGCAAATGCAGAGTATGCTGTGGCACCAGATTGGGCTGAGATCGTCAAGCACTCA GGGTTTCTCCCGGAAGACAAGTTCAGCCGCATCCTCACAGAGCCAGTCTTCAGAGACCCGGGCCCCAGGAGAAGAGGCAGGCGTCCCCGGAGCGAGGTGGTCAGGGCAGCCGGAAGCATCCCGGACTCCCCTTCCACGATGGGGCCCTTGTTCATGAACGGACTGATCAGCGGCATGGACTTGGTGAGCCTCCAGAACCTGAGGAACATGCAGGGGATCCCCTTGACTGGACTCATGGGCTTCCCGCATGGGTTCGCCACAGCGCTCCCTGCTGGGGAGGAGGGCAAGGGCGGGCTGAACATGTTGCCCATGATGCTGCACGGCATGGCCGCTGTCCAGCCGCACATGTTCAGCGTCAGCGGACTCCTGAACCCGGCAGCCACTGCAGCGACCAGCAGCACCACCGTCACCAGCAGCAGCACATCGCCCTCTTCCTGCGGGGCAGAGAAGGACCCTGCGGACGCACCCAAAGGAGAGGAGTTGGAGGAGAGGCAGAGTGACACCAGCACCAGCAGCCACCCCGAGCCCACAGTAACTGCGAGCGGACCGTTGGCTTTCAATCCTTTCCTGATCCCGGGCGTGTCCCACGGGCTGCTGTACCCGCACATGTTCCTCCCGCACAGTGTCAGCATGGCGCTGCCCAGCGTGCAGCAGGCCAGCCCCTCGGAGGAGAGCCCCAAGAGCAAGAAGAGGAAAGTGAAGGAGGACGAGACCACCTCTCAGACTGAAACCCCTCCAGAGACCCAGAACCCAACCAGCACAGAACAGGAGCCGCCCCCGCCGCCCGCAGGGGACTGTGCAGAGCAAACGGCTGAGGAGGGGGAGGAGTTGCTGTAG